GTCAAGTTCGAGCTCCCCGGGTTCAAGACGGTCGTCAAGGAAGGCATCGAAGTCACGGTCGGCTTCGCCGCCAACGTGAGCACGCAGCTTGGCGTCTCGACGGTGCAGGAAACGGTGACGGTGACGGGCGAGAGCCCGATCGTCGACACCAAGCAGACCGGCACCAGGCAGACCTTCACGCTCGAGCAGCTGCAGAGCATTCCGTCGGCGCGCGACCCGTGGGTCATCCTGCAGCAGACCGCCGGGATCGCGATGGACCGCGAGAACATCGGCGGCAACATGTCGGGCCAGCAGTCCAACTACATCTCGCGCGGCGGCAACCCGACCAACAACAAGTGGTCGCTCGACGGCGTCGACATCACCGACATGTCGGCGACCGGCGCGTCG
This is a stretch of genomic DNA from Vicinamibacterales bacterium. It encodes these proteins:
- a CDS encoding carboxypeptidase-like regulatory domain-containing protein translates to MRLRFTAMLAALALVLSAAPVWAQSQTGEIFGKVTDESGAVLPGVVVTLTGPSLLQPQTATTTETGSFQFPRLNVGTYNVKFELPGFKTVVKEGIEVTVGFAANVSTQLGVSTVQETVTVTGESPIVDTKQTGTRQTFTLEQLQSIPSARDPWVILQQTAGIAMDRENIGGNMSGQQSNYISRGGNPTNNKWSLDGVDITDMSATGAS